The DNA sequence GCTCCAGGAAGCTTTCGCTCTGCAGACTTTATATATAGGAGGCTCCCCTGAACAGACTCCTGCCATTTATTCTCTCGTACCATTCAGTGAGCATGAACACGGCATCTGGTACATTAAAGGTGGTTATGCGAAACTTGCCGAAGTCCTTGCAGAAGCTCTCGAAGAAAGAGGAGTGGAAGTAAGAACTCATTCGAGCGTAAGTGAAATTGTTACTGAAGCCAATGAAGCGACCGGCTGCATTGTTAACGGAGAAGAGGTAAACGGGGACAGGATTGTTTTGAATGGAGAATTTCCAGCAGCTGAAAAATTAATGCCGGAAAATTCTAAAAAAACATACAAGCCGTCATCCGGCTGTCTTTTATTTTATTTTGGTCTTAACAAGCCGCTTAACACAGCTCATGTTCATAATTTCTACATTGGAGAAAGCCTTGACAAGCATATGAATGATTTGTTTGTGGAACATAAGTTATCTGACGATCCTGCCTTTTACGTTTTTAACCCTTCGCTAATCGATGAGACACTCGCACCTGAGGGCCACGGTGTAGCCTATGTCCTTGTCCCTGTACCTTCCGCTGACAAAATCAGCAGAAAAGAATATTTAACCTATGCCGAGAAAATAAAAAAATTGCTGATAGAAAGAACAGATGCCCAGCTCAATGAAAAAATTGAATGGGAGCATATTCGAACACCTCATGAAGCTAAATTGGATGGTTTATATCAAGGGGGGAGTTTCGGTATTGCTCCTACACTATTTCAATCAGGTGTATTCAGACCTCAAGTAAAACCATTCTCCTATAACAATGTTTATGCTGTGGGAGCATCTGTTCACCCGGGTGGCGGCATTCCAATCGTTATGCATGGTGCAAAAGTCTTATCAAAAATTCTTCGAAGTGAGACTAAAGAGGAATTAATGGATATTAAAGAGAATTAATTAGCCAGAGGATAAATAATTTTGTTACTCTCTAATTACAGAGGAAAATCCGAGAAATAGGAGAAGCGGATTCAGGAGAGGAGTAATCCCTTATGCAGGTTCAAGAAGCATACGATCATTGCCGGCTTATAATTGAGCAGCACTCCCTTACTTTCGCCAAGGCATTTAAGCATCTTCCCAGGAAAAAGCGTCAGGCTGTCTGGGCAGTATACGCTTTCTGCAGGACAGCTGATGATATCGTTGATGAGGGTGTAGAAAAAGAACGGGAACTGAAAAGATTTAAAAAGGATCTGGATAGGTTTGCTGATGGTGATACTCCGCTTCACGATCCGCTTTGGACAGCCCTGGAAGATGCTTTTAGACATTTTTCTTTTGACATTCAGCCTTTTTACGACATGATAAAAGGACAGGAAATGGATTTGTATGGTTATAATTACCGGTCTTTTAATGAGGTATTAAACTATTCTTATCATGTAGCGAGTACAGTAGGGTTAATGCTGCTTCCTATTCTTGCTCCAGACGCAAAGGAAGAACTGAAATTGAGTGCTGTTAAGCTGGGATATGCTATGCAGATTACAAATATACTCAGGGATATAGGAGAAGATATGGACCGAGACAGAAAGTATATTCCTGATGAACTAATGAAAAAATATGGTTACACTCAAGCAATGCTCGAACGCAGGGAAGTAAATCAAGGATTTATTTCTATTTGGGAAGAAATGGCTCAGAGTGCAGAGAAATATTACGAAGAAGGTTTAGAGCTCACGAACTTATACCCGGTTCATTCAAGACTGCCTGTGCAAGCAGCAGCCCTTTTGTATAAAAGAATCCTTCATTCTGCCAGAAGAAATGAATATGATGTTTTTAAGCGCCGAGCTGTCGTGTCGCAGGAGGAAAAGTCAGTAATATTAAACGAACTGGCTTCTATAAAATAAAAGCCCCATGGTAGGAGACATCGATGCTCCGCCCATGGGGCTTTTACTATTGGTTTTGTCGGTATTTGATGATTTTTTGGCAGCCTTAAAAATAGAACATCTATTTCATATTGAACACCATCTATAGTTTCCTCTTTTCGCTCACCAGCCTTTTTACCGTAAGCTGAAGTGGACATGGGACGACTCCGGGGCGATGAAGGACGAGCCGAAGATCCACCCCTCCCGACCGCAGGGAGGAAGGGATTAGCTGAGGCCGGCCCGCCCGGAAAGCGTCCCCATGGAAACGAAAGCGCACGTTCATTGCTTAAATACTTTATTTTCAAGCTAGCCATTAAAAAAAGCCTGCTCAACGATTAGGGTTTTCAGAAAAGAGGAACAAGGAAACAACCTTTTCATGTATAGGTTACCTGTGCTCTTTATAAATAAGATCTGCAACGTTCATCCCACTCAAGGTTACCATCGGAGAACCTCCGCCGGGATGTGTGCTTCCTCCTGTGAAGTATAAATTCGAAAAATCTACCGCTTTGTTATAAGGTCTCAAAAATGTATTTTTGCGTTTATTGGATGATATCCCATACAACGCTCCACGGTAAGCATAAAATTTATTCTTAATATCAGCCGGCGTTACCGTTTTGGAATCAATAATTGAGGGAGCGATATCCAACCCATGGGATTTCATTTTTTTTAATACAAATTCCTGAGAGATTGATTCTTGATTACCACTTTTTGAAAGAGGAGGGGCATTAATCAGGAAAAACATATTATCTCCCCGTGGTGACATAGCTGGTTCTGTCTTTGAGGAAGTACAAATATAAATAGTTGGATCTATTCCATAGGATTCTTCCTGGAAAATAGATCGAAATTCTGCTCCTGGATTTTCACTAAAAAAAACGTGATGATGATTTAAATCGAATTTCCGGTCAGATGCAGCCAGAAGCACGTAAGCAGAAATAGAGGGATCGGCGGCCGCAGCTTTTTTATTTGTAAAAGAAGGTCGATTTTTCTCATCTACCAACCGGGGAAACTGTGTTAATAAATCCCCGTTCAAAACAACAGCGTCAGCCTGAAGCGAGTTGTCATTGTCTATCACAACCTCTTTTATTTTTCCATCGGCTCCCTCCAGAGAAGTTACTTCTCTGCCTTTCATGATCTCTACACCTATTAGTTCAGCTGCCCGTTCCATACCTTCTGCAATTTTATAGTTTCCTCCCATTGTGTAATAAACCCCATCTCCGAGTTCCAGGTGTCCAATTAGTCCAAAAGTTGCTGGCGAGTAATAAGGGGAAGAGCCGATATAAGTAGCGTATCGGTTAAAGGCAGCCAGGATTCGTTCATCTTTAAAAAAACGCCTGTGAAAGTGGTCGAGATTCTCTAGCGGTCTGGTAGTCATTAAAGCTTTCATTAATGGCAGCGACAGATAGTCTTTCCAGCTTTTGAAAGTACGTCTTAGAAAATGATTTTCAGCTGTGTGAAAAAGCCGGGATGTCTCATTCAAATAAGCTTCATAGTTATCTGCTGAACGGGGGTCGATCTGCAGCAGTTCTTCCTTCATCTTTTCTTTATTCGATGAAAAGGTAAAGGAAGAATGATCATAAAAACTATTGGTAGTATGATCTGTTAATTTAATAAAGTTAAAAAAGTCCTCCGGGTTCTGGCCGGACCTTTTTATAACTTCATTAAAAACACCTGGCATTGTAATGGTATTTGGACCGAAATCAAAACGGGAACTGCCTAATGAAACTTCGTGCAGCTTCCCGCCTATATGATTATTTTTTTCAATTAATACGGCTTGAAACCCTGAGGACTGCAGGGAAATTGCAGCACTGATCCCTCCAAGGCCTCCACCTATTATAACTACCCGTTTTTTATTCATTGGTAATTGCGTCCTTTCCATGTGAATCCACGTTTTGAAAAGCCGAGAAAAGCTGAATAAGCTAATATAGTAAACATCATTACAATCGATAAAGGAAATAATATAAAAAGCCACGGTTTTTGACGTGTGAATAAATCCACAGCCAATTTAATGGATAATGTGAGCAGAAGCGGAAGAAAATAAAGTAACTCACCCGTATAAATACCTAAGAAAGCAATTGGAACCGGTAAAAGAAACAACAGACTATAAAAAATTATAATAGCTGTCATAATTGTTATGCTTCGTCCAAGGCCAGGAAAGAAATTTTTGGAAAAACCTTCCCAGACTTCTTTGTTTGTCTCGTACATAAAACATTGAACCGTATTAGTGTTATTTACCAGGCGAACGTTCCAGCCAGTACGTTTCATGATTTTTGCTATGTGTATATCCTCTACCAGGGAAGCTTTAACTGAGTAGTGACCGTTTATTTCATCGTACGCTTTTTTTCTGAACATCATGTAGGCTCCGTGTGCAGCCGTTGATTTATCCCATAGAGTGTGGTTGGCGAGAAGCACAGGAAGATGAAAGAAAACTAGAAAATGCTGCATTGGTACGAGGAGATGTCCGAGCAGGCTTTTTAATGGAATCTGAGGGAACCCGGTAACAAGCCCCGTTTTTTCTGTAAAGGCGTGCAATGATCTGTCTATTATATTGGGGTGTACCCGAACATCAGCATCCAAAAAAAGTAAAAAATCTCCTTTGGCCTGCTTGGAAAGCTGGTAGCAGGCATGAACTTTCCCAACCCATCCTTTAGGAAGATCTTCACCTTCCAATAAATGGATCCTTTGGTCTTTTGACGATGCTTCCACTAGTTTTTCGGCAGTCTGATCTGTAGATCCATCATCTAAAATGAGAATTTCCAGCTCACGATAAGTAATATGCCCCAGCGAATCGAGCAGCGGTTTCACGTTAGCTTCTTCATTTCGCATTGGAATAAGAATGGAAACAGAAGGGGTAAAGGATGATTGTCTTTTATCACGAAGCAGAGGCATCAAAGATCCGTTAATGATCGTAAGCAGGAGCATGATAAATAAGAAAATGATATATGCTGTCACTCGATAACCCCCAAAAAACGTTTCGTATTTTCCCACCTTTGAGCAAAGCCTTTCTTCCCATAAAGCAGAGGAATAAATGAAGAATCGTTTAAAACAGTCCGTTTTAACATTTCGAGCTCTATTGTCAGCATTTTTTCAGCTTCGTCAGTCCATCTTTTTCGATTCCATGAGGGTGCACCCTTGATCGGAGAAGCAGAATGGACGAACCATTCGGGGCGCTGCTTATGAAAAAGGCCGTGGTAAAATACGACCGGAATTAAAGGAGCTGCGGGTACCCGCCATTTCAGGTAGCCGGCACCCCCGAAAAAAGAAAGAGGTCTTTTTTCAAGAGGATATTCATTCCCCTGTGGAAATAGAAAAACATTTTTCCCCTCTCTCAGCTGGGAAGAAGCATAATCCAGAGCGTATTTAACGGAGCGTGGGGAACGGCTGTTTACGGAAAAAGCCCCCAGTTTGTTAAAAAAAGGAAATCTCTGCAGTCCGGCCTCATCCATCATAGCGACGGCATCTGTATGCCAAAGAGTGTGATTTAAATAAAACAGCATAAGAGGGTCCCACCAGGAACTGTGATTCACCAAAATTATGGCACCTCTTTGAGGGGGTGGAACGGAATTTTTTGATTGATAAAGGCCGTGAAAGTTTTTAGAGATTAACTGCCGGTTATACAGATGAAACATTTTCTCGAAATGCAGGTTATTCGCTGCTTTAATCATAGATCAGCCCTTCTATTGAAAAAGATATAAAGTACATAATAAGCAGAGGCGGTCAGTAAGGACACGAGAGGAGCAAGAATCATTCCGTTAACTAAGGCTACAATGACAAACATAAAAGCCATCATCCCGTAAAGATACAACATTCGTTTGTGCCAGAAATGCCTGTTCGTTCCTTTCCATTTTCCGTTTCTTAATAAAACAGTAGAGAGTATGAAGTGTAGTATGAAAGAGAGGATGAACCATCCGAGAAAATTACTGAAAGGGATGTTGTAATAAAAGCCCCCGGTTTCCCAAACCCAGTACTGCTTAACTTCAAATGCAACAGGATCAATAATTAAATCCAGCGAAGTTCCAATAAAAGCTCCGTAAACAGAGTAGATAATTCTACGGAACCTTTTAAAAATATTCACGACAGGAGCAGCCAGCACGTGGGAAGTTGCGATGACCATAGTCCAGGCAAATCCTATCGTTAACGGTACACCGGCTACTTTCGGACCGAAGTCTGCCTGATAGCTGTAATCGCCAAAAAATAATCCTGTATGTACTCCGAAACTCTCGATTGCCATAGACATTATGAAAATGGTACCGATGAGAAACAAGCCGGTTAAAGCAGGAGAATTTCTGTAGAAATAAAACATTCCCAGTAAGCCGGATGTCATTAAGAAAACAACGTTAGCCCATTCGAGCCAGGAGGGGACAAGGTCGAAAGATAATAAAAAAAGCCCAATAACGTACCAGATAATGAAAAAACGGTATAAATAATAATCAAGTTTCAGTGGCATCTTCTCATCCTTTCAAGGTGCACAGAGTTGCGCCTATGCTATTAATTTGTCATGCTATGTGAATAGTTTACCCTTATAACTATAGTTCTATTCAGTATAACTTTTAAAAATAAAACGGGCAATTTAGAAGAATGAGACCATAAGGAGGAACAGTTTCATGAAATATGTTATCGTTACCGGAGCGGCATCGGGCATAGGGAAAACTATTGCAGAACAATTTATCAAGCAAAATTACTATGTGTTTTTACTTGATAAAAAAGATTCTATAGAGGGACATTTTTCTTATTCTTCCTCACTCTATTCCTTTCATCAGGTTGATGTAAGTTCAGAAGATTCAATCCGACATTTTTTCAGAGAGCTGGCAGATGAAAAAATAAAAATTGACCTGCTTATCAACAACGCCGGTATATCTGAATTCGTACCTTTTGATGATTTAACTCTAGACAGCTGGGACAAGGTAATAAATACAAATCTAAGAAGTGCAGTGATTATGAGTAAAAAAGCTGTACCAGTGATGAAAAAAGATTCATCGATCATAAATATTGCCTCCACCCGTGCTGCTATGTCTGAGCCGGGGAGTGAAGCATATGCAGCGTCAAAGGGAGGACTCGTTTCATTAACGCATGCACTGGCAGCAAGTCTTGCCGATAGAAACATACGCGTTAATTGTATCAGTCCGGGCTGGATTCATACCGGGTCCCGGGAAGAGTTGATTGATTATCACCATTCTCTGCACTGGTCCGGCAGAGTTGGCTCTCCGGAAGATGTAGCTTCCGTATGTACTTTTCTTGCAGATGAAAAAAATAAATTTATCAACGGCGAAAATATTACGATCGATGGCGGAATGACAAGGAAAATGCGCTACGATTAATAAGGAGCAGAAAATGGATAACATCAAAATGATAGCTACTGATATGGATGGAACACTTCTCAATAATGATCGGAAGGTTTCACCAAGAAATATTGAATTATTGAACGAAGCAGCTGAATCCGGAATAAAAATATGCGCTGCGACAGGAAGAGACTTTCGTGAAGCTTCCGCTCCTCTGAAAGAAGCATCTTTATTTCTGCCGGTAATCGGGGCTAATGGCGCTGAAATCCGCTTTGCTGATGGAAGCCTGTTTGACGAAAAAACGTTGGATAATTCACTTTTCAGCCTTATTACAGACCCTCTTAAAAGAGAGCAGGTGTATTACGAGGTATATACGAATCTGGGTGCTTTTACAACGAATAAAGAAGAAGGGCTGAAGCTTGTGCTGGATGTTCTTGCGTCAACTGGATCAAAGATGCCTAAAGAAGAGGCGCTTGCTCTCGCAGAAAAACGCTTTGAAGAAGGAAATGTTCAGCTGACGAGAAACTATGAAACGCTTTTGGCAGAGGAAAAAACAAAGCTATTGAAAATTTTAGCTTTTTCTGCGAGCGAGAAAATACGCCGCAGAATAAGGTCTGAATTAGCTGAACTTCCGGTCGATATCAGTTCATCGGCAATGGAGAATCTGGAAATTACCCACCACGAAGCTACTAAAGGCAGGGGAGTTCAGTCACTTGCCGGGCATTACGGCATAAAGTTAAGTGAAGTGATGGTTATTGGTGATAATGAAAATGACTTGTCAATGATGGATGCTGCCGGATACGCAGTAGCAATGGCAAATGCAGCGGAATCAGTTAAACAAAGAGCGGATATAATTACTGGAACTAATTATGAAAGCGGAGTAGCTCAAGCGGTAGAACGGGTACTGGAAGCCAGAAAAGCTTCATTAAAGAAAAGTTTATAACGAAGATAACTGGGGAATAGCAGTACACATGTTACCTCTGTGACAGCTTCTTTGCTGCGTGAGATCAGCTGTTATCTTGAAGATATTTTATGCTGTTAAATTCAGATAAAATGACTGGGGCAGAGAAGTGATAAATATGCGCATGCGGTCTCTGCTATACTTGAAAGGGGCCGCTGCCTTTATAAACCAATGTATACTATTAGAAAGGGGCAATGAATCATGTTAAAAAAGTTGTTTGGTCTCGATAAGAAAGAATCAAAAAAAGAAGTCGAAATGCCTGAAGCGGATGGGAAAGATGTCCTGCACAGCCCGGCTGACGGAGAAGTTGTCGCATTATCAGAAGTTCCAGATCCTACTTTCGCTGAGAAAATGATGGGAGACGGTGTAGCAATTAAACCATCTGGAGGCACGATCGTATCTCCGGTACACGGAGAAATAATGCAGCTTTTCCCGACAAAACACGCTGTAGGTATTAAAACTGTCAATGGAATTGAAATTCTCCTTCATATTGGCATTGAAACTGTAAACATGCAGGGAGAAGGCTTTAAAGCTTTTGTTAAAGAGGGCGATAAAGTGGCCGTCGGTGAAAAACTGATTGAGTTTGATCCGGCCCTTGTTAATGAAAAAGCGGAAAGTACTATTACTCCGGTTATTATTACAAATGGGGACGCCGTTGCTTCCATAGATAAAGAAGAAGGCAAAGAAGTTACTGCAGGAGAAACGGTCATTATGACCATTACTTCCAAATAAATTTTTCTTTCTGTTTATATTAGTTTTCAGAGTGTTGATTAAGTAAAGAAAGAAGTCTATGTATTCGATTCCTTGTATTTTCTCCTCCGCTTACCGGCGGAAGCTTGCCGTGGGGCTTGTCTTCAGCTATTTCCAATGCTTCCCTGCATTGGAAAGGATCTTCAGACTGCGCTTTAACCCCACTGGCGTCCCCGCCGGACACTGCAGAGAAAATCCTCTTTTTTTACAGGAGAAACCTGTCGTACGCTTGTGTTTGCAGCAAAGTCTTTCTTTTTGTTCAGATGCTGGAGCTGTAGAAGGGTGACTTCGGAAGAACGATTCTTTGTTTTATGAAAGGCAGGTCGGCTGAGAGCGTTCTCTCCGCAAAGCGACTCTTCGAAAGCGGAAACAGCCAACTGTATACTTATACAGAAAAATTACTTTGTAAACAACCTGAAAACTGCCGGGCATTCTTAATGCCCGGCAGTTTTTATACTGTTATACTTCCATTACAGTATTTAAGTCAATATAAACCAGCACGAAGGCTGCGAGCAGGAAACAATATACTGCAAAATAGATAAGCCGGCTTTTTTTGAGGAAATCGATAAGCCAGATAATCCCTAAAATAGAAAAAATAAAAGAGATGATAAATGACACAATCAGATTGAGGGGACCGATATAATCAATTATTTCCATTGTAACATCGCCTATTCCAAGCAGTGTTGAACCGAGAATAACTGGAATAGCCAGCAAGAAGGAGTAACGTACTGCCGTGTCGCGGTCCAGTCCCCGGATTAAAGCTGCCACCAGCGTTGCTCCGGATCTTGAAATCCCTGGTAAGACTGCAAGCGTCTGAACGAGTCCAATGATGACCGCATCGATTTTTGTCATCGTGTCAGGTGTTTTATTCCCCGTTCTATGCACACGCTCAATAAATATGAGAGCTACACCAGTAAGAGCTAAAGCGGTGGCTATAACGACCGGAGTTTTCATTGATTCTCCTACAAAATCGGAGAATAAGTAACCAAGTGCCCCTGTGATAAAAGTTGCAATTAATATGTAAACTCCAAAATTGAACATAGTTTTATCAGAATCTTTTCTTTTTACAATAAATCGGCAGAAGCCGGCTGCGACCTGCCAGATATCTCTCCAAAAGTACAGCATAACGGCTAAAACAGAGGCAAGATGCAGAAAGATTTCAAAAGCAAGACCGGGGAAAGAATAACCAAACAACAACTGTGTGATGACGATATGAGCTGTGCTTGATATTGGAAGGAACTCGGATATACCTTGAACGATACCAAAAATAATTGCTTCAATAAGTGACATGAGGGACTCCCTTTCCTTAAATGTTTGGATACGAAACTTATTGTAACAGATTATAAAGTCAAGGATATGTAAATTTTGTGATATTTAAATGATAGCACTATGGAGCGTCTGCATTCTGGCGTATACTGGAGAGTAGAAAGGTGGAATGCAGGAGTGAAAATACTGATATCTTATCTTATATTAATAACAGCAGTTGGAGCTGGTATTTTTATCTTTCTTACTAACCAGGAACAGGAAGATCAAAGCAGCGAGGCACTGGAAGCATATATGGAAAATGATGGAATTGAAAGAACTGTGCCTGACGAGGAAGATACAGTCAGTTTTCAGACTGTAGAGGAAGTAGGCGTAGAACCGGGAATGGAAGCAGCTGATTTCGAACTTCCTCTCCTTAGCGGAAGCGATACGCTTTCTCTTCATGAGCTGCGTGGAAACTTTGTAGTGGTGAACATGTGGGCTACGTGGTGTCCGCCGTGCCGGGAGGAAATGCCTGATTTTGTAAGGTTTTATGAAGAGTATAAAGATGAAGGCGTAGAAATGATCGGCGTTAATATGACGGCTTCAGAAAAAAATAAGGAAGTTGTTCACCAGTTTGTCGATGATTTTAATATTCCTTTCCACACTCTGCTTGACGAAGAAGGGATAATGGAAGAAGCCTATAATGTTTACGTTATGCCTTCCACTTATATTATTGATCCGGATGGACGTATGGTAATGAACCGTCCCGGCTATATCAGCTACGAAATATTGGAAGAGAACTTCTTGGATATTAAGGAAAACTATGAGGGATAATAAGAAGAGTGAACATAAAAACCCCGGCGTTGATAAAACAGCACCGGGGTTTTAAATTGTTTTTACTTTAGCTTTGTTAAAGTCTGTGGCTCTTACACACGTTTGGTGAAAACAAGATATATCTTAAAAAAGCTCATTTCACCCTTAAACCTTCTATCGTTTAAGCCTGGGCCACCTGCTTTTTACGTAGACTTATCTTCTGCGCACGTTCATCGTTTCAATACTATTATTTTCAAGGTAGCCTTTCCTTTAAAAATAGTAGATCAATTAACCTGGTTTTACGAATGAACAGTGAATTCATCTTCTTATTTATCATTTGTACTCTGCTTCCGAGTCCAGATGAGAAAGGAAGGATATTCAATCCCGGTGTTTATCATAATAGGAAATTTTCGCTGCTTTCTGGACGGCTGCCAGTGTATCAGGGGAAAGAGAAGTGTTGGCAGCAGAAACATTGTCCCGG is a window from the Alkalicoccus halolimnae genome containing:
- a CDS encoding phytoene desaturase family protein — its product is MKTIIVGAGIGGMVTALYERMAGNEVVMFESKARLGGRLAYHERGEYRVDEGPTVVLLPNMIKEILNEIGLADRVEFVQIDPLYPLHFPDGSNFLKWSNKENQKKEIEKHFPGESGGFDEYMDDMKERYFDGKASFLDHAFLQRRAFWTIGNIKTLIKLKAYQSVRKQSKKYFKSIRLQEAFALQTLYIGGSPEQTPAIYSLVPFSEHEHGIWYIKGGYAKLAEVLAEALEERGVEVRTHSSVSEIVTEANEATGCIVNGEEVNGDRIVLNGEFPAAEKLMPENSKKTYKPSSGCLLFYFGLNKPLNTAHVHNFYIGESLDKHMNDLFVEHKLSDDPAFYVFNPSLIDETLAPEGHGVAYVLVPVPSADKISRKEYLTYAEKIKKLLIERTDAQLNEKIEWEHIRTPHEAKLDGLYQGGSFGIAPTLFQSGVFRPQVKPFSYNNVYAVGASVHPGGGIPIVMHGAKVLSKILRSETKEELMDIKEN
- a CDS encoding phytoene/squalene synthase family protein, translated to MQVQEAYDHCRLIIEQHSLTFAKAFKHLPRKKRQAVWAVYAFCRTADDIVDEGVEKERELKRFKKDLDRFADGDTPLHDPLWTALEDAFRHFSFDIQPFYDMIKGQEMDLYGYNYRSFNEVLNYSYHVASTVGLMLLPILAPDAKEELKLSAVKLGYAMQITNILRDIGEDMDRDRKYIPDELMKKYGYTQAMLERREVNQGFISIWEEMAQSAEKYYEEGLELTNLYPVHSRLPVQAAALLYKRILHSARRNEYDVFKRRAVVSQEEKSVILNELASIK
- a CDS encoding phytoene desaturase family protein yields the protein MNKKRVVIIGGGLGGISAAISLQSSGFQAVLIEKNNHIGGKLHEVSLGSSRFDFGPNTITMPGVFNEVIKRSGQNPEDFFNFIKLTDHTTNSFYDHSSFTFSSNKEKMKEELLQIDPRSADNYEAYLNETSRLFHTAENHFLRRTFKSWKDYLSLPLMKALMTTRPLENLDHFHRRFFKDERILAAFNRYATYIGSSPYYSPATFGLIGHLELGDGVYYTMGGNYKIAEGMERAAELIGVEIMKGREVTSLEGADGKIKEVVIDNDNSLQADAVVLNGDLLTQFPRLVDEKNRPSFTNKKAAAADPSISAYVLLAASDRKFDLNHHHVFFSENPGAEFRSIFQEESYGIDPTIYICTSSKTEPAMSPRGDNMFFLINAPPLSKSGNQESISQEFVLKKMKSHGLDIAPSIIDSKTVTPADIKNKFYAYRGALYGISSNKRKNTFLRPYNKAVDFSNLYFTGGSTHPGGGSPMVTLSGMNVADLIYKEHR
- a CDS encoding glycosyltransferase yields the protein MTAYIIFLFIMLLLTIINGSLMPLLRDKRQSSFTPSVSILIPMRNEEANVKPLLDSLGHITYRELEILILDDGSTDQTAEKLVEASSKDQRIHLLEGEDLPKGWVGKVHACYQLSKQAKGDFLLFLDADVRVHPNIIDRSLHAFTEKTGLVTGFPQIPLKSLLGHLLVPMQHFLVFFHLPVLLANHTLWDKSTAAHGAYMMFRKKAYDEINGHYSVKASLVEDIHIAKIMKRTGWNVRLVNNTNTVQCFMYETNKEVWEGFSKNFFPGLGRSITIMTAIIIFYSLLFLLPVPIAFLGIYTGELLYFLPLLLTLSIKLAVDLFTRQKPWLFILFPLSIVMMFTILAYSAFLGFSKRGFTWKGRNYQ
- a CDS encoding 1-acyl-sn-glycerol-3-phosphate acyltransferase, with translation MIKAANNLHFEKMFHLYNRQLISKNFHGLYQSKNSVPPPQRGAIILVNHSSWWDPLMLFYLNHTLWHTDAVAMMDEAGLQRFPFFNKLGAFSVNSRSPRSVKYALDYASSQLREGKNVFLFPQGNEYPLEKRPLSFFGGAGYLKWRVPAAPLIPVVFYHGLFHKQRPEWFVHSASPIKGAPSWNRKRWTDEAEKMLTIELEMLKRTVLNDSSFIPLLYGKKGFAQRWENTKRFLGVIE
- a CDS encoding carotenoid biosynthesis protein; the encoded protein is MPLKLDYYLYRFFIIWYVIGLFLLSFDLVPSWLEWANVVFLMTSGLLGMFYFYRNSPALTGLFLIGTIFIMSMAIESFGVHTGLFFGDYSYQADFGPKVAGVPLTIGFAWTMVIATSHVLAAPVVNIFKRFRRIIYSVYGAFIGTSLDLIIDPVAFEVKQYWVWETGGFYYNIPFSNFLGWFILSFILHFILSTVLLRNGKWKGTNRHFWHKRMLYLYGMMAFMFVIVALVNGMILAPLVSLLTASAYYVLYIFFNRRADL
- a CDS encoding SDR family oxidoreductase translates to MKYVIVTGAASGIGKTIAEQFIKQNYYVFLLDKKDSIEGHFSYSSSLYSFHQVDVSSEDSIRHFFRELADEKIKIDLLINNAGISEFVPFDDLTLDSWDKVINTNLRSAVIMSKKAVPVMKKDSSIINIASTRAAMSEPGSEAYAASKGGLVSLTHALAASLADRNIRVNCISPGWIHTGSREELIDYHHSLHWSGRVGSPEDVASVCTFLADEKNKFINGENITIDGGMTRKMRYD
- a CDS encoding Cof-type HAD-IIB family hydrolase, translating into MDNIKMIATDMDGTLLNNDRKVSPRNIELLNEAAESGIKICAATGRDFREASAPLKEASLFLPVIGANGAEIRFADGSLFDEKTLDNSLFSLITDPLKREQVYYEVYTNLGAFTTNKEEGLKLVLDVLASTGSKMPKEEALALAEKRFEEGNVQLTRNYETLLAEEKTKLLKILAFSASEKIRRRIRSELAELPVDISSSAMENLEITHHEATKGRGVQSLAGHYGIKLSEVMVIGDNENDLSMMDAAGYAVAMANAAESVKQRADIITGTNYESGVAQAVERVLEARKASLKKSL
- a CDS encoding PTS sugar transporter subunit IIA, yielding MLKKLFGLDKKESKKEVEMPEADGKDVLHSPADGEVVALSEVPDPTFAEKMMGDGVAIKPSGGTIVSPVHGEIMQLFPTKHAVGIKTVNGIEILLHIGIETVNMQGEGFKAFVKEGDKVAVGEKLIEFDPALVNEKAESTITPVIITNGDAVASIDKEEGKEVTAGETVIMTITSK
- the uppP gene encoding undecaprenyl-diphosphatase UppP: MSLIEAIIFGIVQGISEFLPISSTAHIVITQLLFGYSFPGLAFEIFLHLASVLAVMLYFWRDIWQVAAGFCRFIVKRKDSDKTMFNFGVYILIATFITGALGYLFSDFVGESMKTPVVIATALALTGVALIFIERVHRTGNKTPDTMTKIDAVIIGLVQTLAVLPGISRSGATLVAALIRGLDRDTAVRYSFLLAIPVILGSTLLGIGDVTMEIIDYIGPLNLIVSFIISFIFSILGIIWLIDFLKKSRLIYFAVYCFLLAAFVLVYIDLNTVMEV
- a CDS encoding TlpA disulfide reductase family protein, giving the protein MKILISYLILITAVGAGIFIFLTNQEQEDQSSEALEAYMENDGIERTVPDEEDTVSFQTVEEVGVEPGMEAADFELPLLSGSDTLSLHELRGNFVVVNMWATWCPPCREEMPDFVRFYEEYKDEGVEMIGVNMTASEKNKEVVHQFVDDFNIPFHTLLDEEGIMEEAYNVYVMPSTYIIDPDGRMVMNRPGYISYEILEENFLDIKENYEG